The Plantactinospora sp. KBS50 sequence CCTCGCCGAGGCGGCGGGCGAAGAACGCGGTGGGCAGGCCGGCGCAGAGCGAGATCACCAGCTTGTCGGCCGGCACCTTCGGCCCGATCTCGGCCAGCAGGGTCGCGGCGTCCTGCGGCTTGACCGCCACGGCCAGCACGTCGGCCTCGGCCACCGCGGTGAGGTTGTCCACCATCCGTACGCCGTACCGGTCGGCCAGTTCCTCGCTGCGGCCCGGCCGGCGGGCCGTGGCCAGCAGCTTCCCGGCGGGCCAACCGGCGCGCAGCAGTCCCGACAGGACCAGCTCGCCGATCTTGCCCGCGCCGATCACGGCCACGGTGTGTGCCCCCGCCGCCATCGCCCCTCCTCATCCCGTCCCCGGCCGCCGAACGCAACCCGGCCGCCCGGTGGGACGACGCGAGCATCCCGGAGGATGGCCCGCCGTGTCCGGCGCGGCGGTCAGAGCTGACCGCGGCAGGCCGGGGTACGGCGGGCCACCTCCGGCAGCTCAGCTACCGAAGAAGACCTCGGCCTCGGTGTACCGCTCCAGCGGCACGGTCTTCAGCTCGGCGGTGGCCTCGACCAGCGGCACCCGGACGATCTCGGTGCCCTGCATGGCCACCATCTTGCCCCAGTCGCCGTCGTTGGCCGCGTCGATCGCGTGCAGCCCGAGCCGGGTGGCCAGCACCCGGTCGAACGCGGTCGGCGTGCCGCCGCGCTGGATGTGCCCGAGCACCACGGTCCGGGCCTCCTTGCCGGTCTTCGCCTCCAGCTGCTCGGCCAGCCACTGACCGATGCCGCCGAGCCGGACGTGCCCGAAGGCGTCGAGCTCCTGGTTGTGCAGCACCATCTGCCCGTCCAGCGGCTGCGCGCCCTCGGCCACCACCACGATCGGGGCGTACTGGTGCTGGAACCGCTTCTCCACGTACCCGGCGACCTGCTCCACGTCGAAGCGGCGCTCGGGCAGCAGGATGACGTTGGCCCCGCCGGCGAGCCCGGCGTGCAGGGCGATCCAGCCGGCGTGCCGGCCCATCACCTCGACCACCAGCGTCCGGTGGTGGCTCTCGGCCGTGGTGTGCAGCCGGTCGATCGCCTCCATCGCGATGTTGACGGCCGTGTCGAACCCGAAGGTGTAGTCGGTGGCGCCGAGGTCGTTGTCGATGGTCTTCGGCACGCCCACCACGTGCACGCCGAGGTCGTGCAGCTTGGTGGCGACCCCCAGCGTGTCCTCGCCGCCGATCGCGACCAGGGCGTCCACGCCCTGCGCGGCGAGGTTCTCCTTGAT is a genomic window containing:
- a CDS encoding 6-phosphofructokinase — encoded protein: MRIGVLTGGGDCPGLNAVIRAVVRKGVANYGHEFVGFQDGWRGPLEGLSRPLGIAEVRGILPRGGTILGSSRTNPFKIDNGVERIKENLAAQGVDALVAIGGEDTLGVATKLHDLGVHVVGVPKTIDNDLGATDYTFGFDTAVNIAMEAIDRLHTTAESHHRTLVVEVMGRHAGWIALHAGLAGGANVILLPERRFDVEQVAGYVEKRFQHQYAPIVVVAEGAQPLDGQMVLHNQELDAFGHVRLGGIGQWLAEQLEAKTGKEARTVVLGHIQRGGTPTAFDRVLATRLGLHAIDAANDGDWGKMVAMQGTEIVRVPLVEATAELKTVPLERYTEAEVFFGS